One segment of Erigeron canadensis isolate Cc75 chromosome 2, C_canadensis_v1, whole genome shotgun sequence DNA contains the following:
- the LOC122586862 gene encoding xylulose kinase 2-like isoform X2 gives MEDIPDDSLFLGLDNSTQSLKATVLDSSLNIVCTEIINFDTELPHYKTKGGVHRDPFISGRITSPTLMWIEALDVILLRLQTSPKLDIDKIVAVSGSAQQHGSVYWKKGSLGILSYLDSKKPLVEQFENAFSTKDSPIWMDNSTTEQCEAIEKALGGALELAKLTGSRAHERCTGPQIRRIYETCPQVYHNTERISLVSSFMACILIGGYACIDHTDGAGMNLMDIKERAWSNLALEATAPGLEDKLGNLAPAHAIAGLIAPYFVERFQFNKDCLVIQWSGDNPNSLAGLTLNTPGDLAISLGTSDTVFGITMNHSPNLEGNFFPNPVDKEGYMVMLVYKNGSLTREDIRDRCAERSWEVFNHFLQQTPPLNFIFQVERSVFITRIMKYYLLYQVRWSSLSDNLDYIFFCRQLEQWMLIHLLVGFHRYALEDFDGKTLDRLVEHEVKNFDPPSEVRALVEGQFVSMRGHIEKCGMLSPPERIIATGGASANHDSASLGAALRAAHGLLCYTKGGFVPISGLYIDKLEKTALGCKLAVASNHTAANYASFVKKRMEIENRLVETLGRR, from the exons ATGGAAGACATACCTGATGATTCTCTTTTTCTAGGCCTTGACAACTCTACTCA GTCATTAAAGGCAACTGTGTTAGATTCAAGTCTCAACATTGTATGTACtgaaatcatcaattttgaTACTGAATTGCCACATTACAAAACCAAAGGTGGTGTGCATAGAGATCCATTTATTAGTGGCAGGATTACTTCCCCTACCTTGATGTGGATAGAAGCATTAGATGTCATTTTACTAAGATTGCAAACTTCCCCAAAACTTGATATCGATAAAATCGTAGCTGTTTCTGGCAGTGCACAACAGCATGGTAGTGTGTATTGGAAAAAGGGTAGTTTAGGGATTTTATCatatcttgattccaagaagcCTTTGGTTGAGCAGTTTGAGAATGCTTTTTCGACAAAAGATTCACCTATATGGATGGATAATAGCACAACAGAACAATGTGAAGCCATTGAGAAAGCTCTTGGAGGTGCATTAGAGTTGGCAAAATTGACAGGCTCTCGGGCTCATGAGAGATGTACAGGACCACAAATTCGAAGAATTTATGAAACATGCCCTCAAGTGTATCACAATACGGAACGGATCTCACTTGTTAGCTCATTTATGGCGTGTATTCTCATTGGAGGGTATGCTTGTATTGATCATACTGATGGGGCAGGGATGAATTTAATGGATATCAAGGAAAGGGCATGGTCTAATCTAGCTTTGGAG GCCACAGCCCCAGGTTTAGAAGATAAACTCGGAAATTTGGCACCTGCACATGCTATTGCTGGTTTAATTGCCCCGTATTTTGTTGAGAG ATTTCAGTTCAACAAGGATTGTTTGGTTATTCAATGGTCTGGTGATAATCCTAACAGCCTGGCAG GATTGACTCTCAACACACCAGGGGATCTTGCAATCAGTCTTGGCACCAGTGATACG GTCTTCGGAATTACCATGAACCATAGTCCAAATCTGGAAGGGAATTTTTTTCCAAATCCCGTTGATAAAGAAGGTTATATGGTGATGTTAGTTTATAAGAACGGATCTCTCACCCGTGAAG atatacgtGATCGATGTGCTGAGAGATCGTGGGAAGTGTTTAACCACTTTCTGCAACAAACACCGCCGTTAAACT TCATTTTCCAGGTGGAAAGATCGGTTTTTATTACAAGGATCATGAAATACTACCTCCTCTACCAGGTACGATGGTCATCTCTATCTGATAATTTAGATTATATATTCTTTTGTCGTCAGTTAGAACAGTGGATGCTCATTCATTTACTAGTCGGTTTCCATCGATATGCACTGGAGGATTTTGATGGGAAGACTTTAGATCGTCTGGTTGAACATGAAGTGAAGAATTTTGATCCCCCTTCAGAG GTTCGGGCATTGGTAGAAGGACAATTTGTCTCGATGAGAGGTCATATCGAAAAATGTGGGATGTTGTCACCTCCAGAGCGGATCATAGCAACGGGTGGGGCATCAGCAAACCATG ATTCGGCTTCGTTAGGAGCTGCATTAAGGGCAGCTCATGGACTGTTGTGCTATACGAAAGGTGGCTTTGTACCAATTTCTGGCCTATACATAGATAAGTTGGAGAAAACAGCTCTTGGATGTAAGCTTGCTGTGGCTAGCAACCATACTGCTGCTAATTATGCCAGCTTTGTGAAGAAGCGCATGGAGATTGAGAACCGCCTTGTTGAGACATTGGGCCGCAGGTGA
- the LOC122586862 gene encoding xylulose kinase 2-like isoform X5, with protein sequence MDNSTTEQCEAIEKALGGALELAKLTGSRAHERCTGPQIRRIYETCPQVYHNTERISLVSSFMACILIGGYACIDHTDGAGMNLMDIKERAWSNLALEATAPGLEDKLGNLAPAHAIAGLIAPYFVERFQFNKDCLVIQWSGDNPNSLAGLTLNTPGDLAISLGTSDTVFGITMNHSPNLEGNFFPNPVDKEGYMVMLVYKNGSLTREDIRDRCAERSWEVFNHFLQQTPPLNFIFQVERSVFITRIMKYYLLYQVRWSSLSDNLDYIFFCRQLEQWMLIHLLVGFHRYALEDFDGKTLDRLVEHEVKNFDPPSEVRALVEGQFVSMRGHIEKCGMLSPPERIIATGGASANHGILSCLASVFGCNVYTVQRPDSASLGAALRAAHGLLCYTKGGFVPISGLYIDKLEKTALGCKLAVASNHTAANYASFVKKRMEIENRLVETLGRR encoded by the exons ATGGATAATAGCACAACAGAACAATGTGAAGCCATTGAGAAAGCTCTTGGAGGTGCATTAGAGTTGGCAAAATTGACAGGCTCTCGGGCTCATGAGAGATGTACAGGACCACAAATTCGAAGAATTTATGAAACATGCCCTCAAGTGTATCACAATACGGAACGGATCTCACTTGTTAGCTCATTTATGGCGTGTATTCTCATTGGAGGGTATGCTTGTATTGATCATACTGATGGGGCAGGGATGAATTTAATGGATATCAAGGAAAGGGCATGGTCTAATCTAGCTTTGGAG GCCACAGCCCCAGGTTTAGAAGATAAACTCGGAAATTTGGCACCTGCACATGCTATTGCTGGTTTAATTGCCCCGTATTTTGTTGAGAG ATTTCAGTTCAACAAGGATTGTTTGGTTATTCAATGGTCTGGTGATAATCCTAACAGCCTGGCAG GATTGACTCTCAACACACCAGGGGATCTTGCAATCAGTCTTGGCACCAGTGATACG GTCTTCGGAATTACCATGAACCATAGTCCAAATCTGGAAGGGAATTTTTTTCCAAATCCCGTTGATAAAGAAGGTTATATGGTGATGTTAGTTTATAAGAACGGATCTCTCACCCGTGAAG atatacgtGATCGATGTGCTGAGAGATCGTGGGAAGTGTTTAACCACTTTCTGCAACAAACACCGCCGTTAAACT TCATTTTCCAGGTGGAAAGATCGGTTTTTATTACAAGGATCATGAAATACTACCTCCTCTACCAGGTACGATGGTCATCTCTATCTGATAATTTAGATTATATATTCTTTTGTCGTCAGTTAGAACAGTGGATGCTCATTCATTTACTAGTCGGTTTCCATCGATATGCACTGGAGGATTTTGATGGGAAGACTTTAGATCGTCTGGTTGAACATGAAGTGAAGAATTTTGATCCCCCTTCAGAG GTTCGGGCATTGGTAGAAGGACAATTTGTCTCGATGAGAGGTCATATCGAAAAATGTGGGATGTTGTCACCTCCAGAGCGGATCATAGCAACGGGTGGGGCATCAGCAAACCATGGTATTTTAAGTTGTTTGGCTTCCGTATTTGGCTGCAATGTCTATACAGTTCAAAGACCAG ATTCGGCTTCGTTAGGAGCTGCATTAAGGGCAGCTCATGGACTGTTGTGCTATACGAAAGGTGGCTTTGTACCAATTTCTGGCCTATACATAGATAAGTTGGAGAAAACAGCTCTTGGATGTAAGCTTGCTGTGGCTAGCAACCATACTGCTGCTAATTATGCCAGCTTTGTGAAGAAGCGCATGGAGATTGAGAACCGCCTTGTTGAGACATTGGGCCGCAGGTGA
- the LOC122586862 gene encoding xylulose kinase 2-like isoform X1, protein MEDIPDDSLFLGLDNSTQSLKATVLDSSLNIVCTEIINFDTELPHYKTKGGVHRDPFISGRITSPTLMWIEALDVILLRLQTSPKLDIDKIVAVSGSAQQHGSVYWKKGSLGILSYLDSKKPLVEQFENAFSTKDSPIWMDNSTTEQCEAIEKALGGALELAKLTGSRAHERCTGPQIRRIYETCPQVYHNTERISLVSSFMACILIGGYACIDHTDGAGMNLMDIKERAWSNLALEATAPGLEDKLGNLAPAHAIAGLIAPYFVERFQFNKDCLVIQWSGDNPNSLAGLTLNTPGDLAISLGTSDTVFGITMNHSPNLEGNFFPNPVDKEGYMVMLVYKNGSLTREDIRDRCAERSWEVFNHFLQQTPPLNFIFQVERSVFITRIMKYYLLYQVRWSSLSDNLDYIFFCRQLEQWMLIHLLVGFHRYALEDFDGKTLDRLVEHEVKNFDPPSEVRALVEGQFVSMRGHIEKCGMLSPPERIIATGGASANHGILSCLASVFGCNVYTVQRPDSASLGAALRAAHGLLCYTKGGFVPISGLYIDKLEKTALGCKLAVASNHTAANYASFVKKRMEIENRLVETLGRR, encoded by the exons ATGGAAGACATACCTGATGATTCTCTTTTTCTAGGCCTTGACAACTCTACTCA GTCATTAAAGGCAACTGTGTTAGATTCAAGTCTCAACATTGTATGTACtgaaatcatcaattttgaTACTGAATTGCCACATTACAAAACCAAAGGTGGTGTGCATAGAGATCCATTTATTAGTGGCAGGATTACTTCCCCTACCTTGATGTGGATAGAAGCATTAGATGTCATTTTACTAAGATTGCAAACTTCCCCAAAACTTGATATCGATAAAATCGTAGCTGTTTCTGGCAGTGCACAACAGCATGGTAGTGTGTATTGGAAAAAGGGTAGTTTAGGGATTTTATCatatcttgattccaagaagcCTTTGGTTGAGCAGTTTGAGAATGCTTTTTCGACAAAAGATTCACCTATATGGATGGATAATAGCACAACAGAACAATGTGAAGCCATTGAGAAAGCTCTTGGAGGTGCATTAGAGTTGGCAAAATTGACAGGCTCTCGGGCTCATGAGAGATGTACAGGACCACAAATTCGAAGAATTTATGAAACATGCCCTCAAGTGTATCACAATACGGAACGGATCTCACTTGTTAGCTCATTTATGGCGTGTATTCTCATTGGAGGGTATGCTTGTATTGATCATACTGATGGGGCAGGGATGAATTTAATGGATATCAAGGAAAGGGCATGGTCTAATCTAGCTTTGGAG GCCACAGCCCCAGGTTTAGAAGATAAACTCGGAAATTTGGCACCTGCACATGCTATTGCTGGTTTAATTGCCCCGTATTTTGTTGAGAG ATTTCAGTTCAACAAGGATTGTTTGGTTATTCAATGGTCTGGTGATAATCCTAACAGCCTGGCAG GATTGACTCTCAACACACCAGGGGATCTTGCAATCAGTCTTGGCACCAGTGATACG GTCTTCGGAATTACCATGAACCATAGTCCAAATCTGGAAGGGAATTTTTTTCCAAATCCCGTTGATAAAGAAGGTTATATGGTGATGTTAGTTTATAAGAACGGATCTCTCACCCGTGAAG atatacgtGATCGATGTGCTGAGAGATCGTGGGAAGTGTTTAACCACTTTCTGCAACAAACACCGCCGTTAAACT TCATTTTCCAGGTGGAAAGATCGGTTTTTATTACAAGGATCATGAAATACTACCTCCTCTACCAGGTACGATGGTCATCTCTATCTGATAATTTAGATTATATATTCTTTTGTCGTCAGTTAGAACAGTGGATGCTCATTCATTTACTAGTCGGTTTCCATCGATATGCACTGGAGGATTTTGATGGGAAGACTTTAGATCGTCTGGTTGAACATGAAGTGAAGAATTTTGATCCCCCTTCAGAG GTTCGGGCATTGGTAGAAGGACAATTTGTCTCGATGAGAGGTCATATCGAAAAATGTGGGATGTTGTCACCTCCAGAGCGGATCATAGCAACGGGTGGGGCATCAGCAAACCATGGTATTTTAAGTTGTTTGGCTTCCGTATTTGGCTGCAATGTCTATACAGTTCAAAGACCAG ATTCGGCTTCGTTAGGAGCTGCATTAAGGGCAGCTCATGGACTGTTGTGCTATACGAAAGGTGGCTTTGTACCAATTTCTGGCCTATACATAGATAAGTTGGAGAAAACAGCTCTTGGATGTAAGCTTGCTGTGGCTAGCAACCATACTGCTGCTAATTATGCCAGCTTTGTGAAGAAGCGCATGGAGATTGAGAACCGCCTTGTTGAGACATTGGGCCGCAGGTGA
- the LOC122586862 gene encoding xylulose kinase 2-like isoform X3 yields the protein MEDIPDDSLFLGLDNSTQSLKATVLDSSLNIVCTEIINFDTELPHYKTKGGVHRDPFISGRITSPTLMWIEALDVILLRLQTSPKLDIDKIVAVSGSAQQHGSVYWKKGSLGILSYLDSKKPLVEQFENAFSTKDSPIWMDNSTTEQCEAIEKALGGALELAKLTGSRAHERCTGPQIRRIYETCPQVYHNTERISLVSSFMACILIGGYACIDHTDGAGMNLMDIKERAWSNLALEATAPGLEDKLGNLAPAHAIAGLIAPYFVERFQFNKDCLVIQWSGDNPNSLAGLTLNTPGDLAISLGTSDTVFGITMNHSPNLEGNFFPNPVDKEGYMVMLVYKNGSLTREDIRDRCAERSWEVFNHFLQQTPPLNCGKIGFYYKDHEILPPLPVGFHRYALEDFDGKTLDRLVEHEVKNFDPPSEVRALVEGQFVSMRGHIEKCGMLSPPERIIATGGASANHGILSCLASVFGCNVYTVQRPDSASLGAALRAAHGLLCYTKGGFVPISGLYIDKLEKTALGCKLAVASNHTAANYASFVKKRMEIENRLVETLGRR from the exons ATGGAAGACATACCTGATGATTCTCTTTTTCTAGGCCTTGACAACTCTACTCA GTCATTAAAGGCAACTGTGTTAGATTCAAGTCTCAACATTGTATGTACtgaaatcatcaattttgaTACTGAATTGCCACATTACAAAACCAAAGGTGGTGTGCATAGAGATCCATTTATTAGTGGCAGGATTACTTCCCCTACCTTGATGTGGATAGAAGCATTAGATGTCATTTTACTAAGATTGCAAACTTCCCCAAAACTTGATATCGATAAAATCGTAGCTGTTTCTGGCAGTGCACAACAGCATGGTAGTGTGTATTGGAAAAAGGGTAGTTTAGGGATTTTATCatatcttgattccaagaagcCTTTGGTTGAGCAGTTTGAGAATGCTTTTTCGACAAAAGATTCACCTATATGGATGGATAATAGCACAACAGAACAATGTGAAGCCATTGAGAAAGCTCTTGGAGGTGCATTAGAGTTGGCAAAATTGACAGGCTCTCGGGCTCATGAGAGATGTACAGGACCACAAATTCGAAGAATTTATGAAACATGCCCTCAAGTGTATCACAATACGGAACGGATCTCACTTGTTAGCTCATTTATGGCGTGTATTCTCATTGGAGGGTATGCTTGTATTGATCATACTGATGGGGCAGGGATGAATTTAATGGATATCAAGGAAAGGGCATGGTCTAATCTAGCTTTGGAG GCCACAGCCCCAGGTTTAGAAGATAAACTCGGAAATTTGGCACCTGCACATGCTATTGCTGGTTTAATTGCCCCGTATTTTGTTGAGAG ATTTCAGTTCAACAAGGATTGTTTGGTTATTCAATGGTCTGGTGATAATCCTAACAGCCTGGCAG GATTGACTCTCAACACACCAGGGGATCTTGCAATCAGTCTTGGCACCAGTGATACG GTCTTCGGAATTACCATGAACCATAGTCCAAATCTGGAAGGGAATTTTTTTCCAAATCCCGTTGATAAAGAAGGTTATATGGTGATGTTAGTTTATAAGAACGGATCTCTCACCCGTGAAG atatacgtGATCGATGTGCTGAGAGATCGTGGGAAGTGTTTAACCACTTTCTGCAACAAACACCGCCGTTAAACT GTGGAAAGATCGGTTTTTATTACAAGGATCATGAAATACTACCTCCTCTACCAG TCGGTTTCCATCGATATGCACTGGAGGATTTTGATGGGAAGACTTTAGATCGTCTGGTTGAACATGAAGTGAAGAATTTTGATCCCCCTTCAGAG GTTCGGGCATTGGTAGAAGGACAATTTGTCTCGATGAGAGGTCATATCGAAAAATGTGGGATGTTGTCACCTCCAGAGCGGATCATAGCAACGGGTGGGGCATCAGCAAACCATGGTATTTTAAGTTGTTTGGCTTCCGTATTTGGCTGCAATGTCTATACAGTTCAAAGACCAG ATTCGGCTTCGTTAGGAGCTGCATTAAGGGCAGCTCATGGACTGTTGTGCTATACGAAAGGTGGCTTTGTACCAATTTCTGGCCTATACATAGATAAGTTGGAGAAAACAGCTCTTGGATGTAAGCTTGCTGTGGCTAGCAACCATACTGCTGCTAATTATGCCAGCTTTGTGAAGAAGCGCATGGAGATTGAGAACCGCCTTGTTGAGACATTGGGCCGCAGGTGA
- the LOC122587786 gene encoding uncharacterized protein LOC122587786, with protein sequence MWSNECPLNKIITPRQIKQAGFSLQDKIYDVVRDGNWLWLVAWYDLFPVLLNIAPCTLQQHHKDSITWKNLDGSQVPFSSHEVCEALRDRQGQIDWAPIVWFSQCIPRHAFFLWLVIGRKLKTHDKMKQWDAGGNTNINLLCCSLCKSGPDSHEHLFFECKYSLQVWNSVKQIAGMHHISAKSDDVVACLLPRARSNSAKNVIGKLLVAASVYFVWQERNNMMFSSKVRSATQLKDVIVSTVRLKMATLNFKNTNQVKHLLDGWRLPTQLLVI encoded by the coding sequence ATGTGGTCAAATGAATGCCCATTGAACAAGATAATCACGCCTAGGCAGATTAAACAAGCAGGTTTCTCTCTTCAAGATAAAATATACGATGTTGTAAGAGATGGTAATTGGTTGTGGCTAGTTGCTTGGTATGATTTGTTCCCAGTTTTATTAAACATTGCTCCATGCACGTTACAGCAACATCATAAGGACTCAATTACTTGGAAAAATCTGGATGGTAGTCAGGTACCGTTTTCTTCTCATGAAGTTTGTGAAGCTCTTAGGGACCGACAAGGTCAAATTGATTGGGCCCCTATAGTCTGGTTCTCGCAATGTATTCCAAGGCATGCGTTTTTCCTATGGCTTGTTATaggaagaaaattaaaaacccaTGATAAGATGAAGCAGTGGGATGCTGGTGGGAATACTAATATTAACCTCTTATGTTGCTCTTTATGTAAATCAGGTCCTGATTCACATGAGCATTTGTTCTTTGAATGTAAGTACTCGTTACAGGTTTGGAACTCTGTTAAGCAGATTGCTGGAATGCATCATATATCTGCTAAATCGGATGATGTGGTTGCGTGCCTTCTTCCCAGGGCACGCTCAAATTCAGCAAAAAATGTCATTGGCAAATTGCTTGTAGCTGCTTCCGTTTACTTTGTGTGGCAGGAGCGAAATAACATGATGTTTTCTTCTAAAGTTAGATCAGCTACTCAGCTTAAAGATGTTATTGTTTCTACAGTTCGATTGAAGATGGCTACGTTGAACTTCAAGAATACAAATCAAGTAAAGCACTTGTTGGATGGATGGCGACTACCTACTCAGCTACTAGTCATCTAG
- the LOC122586862 gene encoding xylulose kinase 2-like isoform X4 produces the protein MEDIPDDSLFLGLDNSTHAQQHGSVYWKKGSLGILSYLDSKKPLVEQFENAFSTKDSPIWMDNSTTEQCEAIEKALGGALELAKLTGSRAHERCTGPQIRRIYETCPQVYHNTERISLVSSFMACILIGGYACIDHTDGAGMNLMDIKERAWSNLALEATAPGLEDKLGNLAPAHAIAGLIAPYFVERFQFNKDCLVIQWSGDNPNSLAGLTLNTPGDLAISLGTSDTVFGITMNHSPNLEGNFFPNPVDKEGYMVMLVYKNGSLTREDIRDRCAERSWEVFNHFLQQTPPLNFIFQVERSVFITRIMKYYLLYQVRWSSLSDNLDYIFFCRQLEQWMLIHLLVGFHRYALEDFDGKTLDRLVEHEVKNFDPPSEVRALVEGQFVSMRGHIEKCGMLSPPERIIATGGASANHGILSCLASVFGCNVYTVQRPDSASLGAALRAAHGLLCYTKGGFVPISGLYIDKLEKTALGCKLAVASNHTAANYASFVKKRMEIENRLVETLGRR, from the exons ATGGAAGACATACCTGATGATTCTCTTTTTCTAGGCCTTGACAACTCTACTCA TGCACAACAGCATGGTAGTGTGTATTGGAAAAAGGGTAGTTTAGGGATTTTATCatatcttgattccaagaagcCTTTGGTTGAGCAGTTTGAGAATGCTTTTTCGACAAAAGATTCACCTATATGGATGGATAATAGCACAACAGAACAATGTGAAGCCATTGAGAAAGCTCTTGGAGGTGCATTAGAGTTGGCAAAATTGACAGGCTCTCGGGCTCATGAGAGATGTACAGGACCACAAATTCGAAGAATTTATGAAACATGCCCTCAAGTGTATCACAATACGGAACGGATCTCACTTGTTAGCTCATTTATGGCGTGTATTCTCATTGGAGGGTATGCTTGTATTGATCATACTGATGGGGCAGGGATGAATTTAATGGATATCAAGGAAAGGGCATGGTCTAATCTAGCTTTGGAG GCCACAGCCCCAGGTTTAGAAGATAAACTCGGAAATTTGGCACCTGCACATGCTATTGCTGGTTTAATTGCCCCGTATTTTGTTGAGAG ATTTCAGTTCAACAAGGATTGTTTGGTTATTCAATGGTCTGGTGATAATCCTAACAGCCTGGCAG GATTGACTCTCAACACACCAGGGGATCTTGCAATCAGTCTTGGCACCAGTGATACG GTCTTCGGAATTACCATGAACCATAGTCCAAATCTGGAAGGGAATTTTTTTCCAAATCCCGTTGATAAAGAAGGTTATATGGTGATGTTAGTTTATAAGAACGGATCTCTCACCCGTGAAG atatacgtGATCGATGTGCTGAGAGATCGTGGGAAGTGTTTAACCACTTTCTGCAACAAACACCGCCGTTAAACT TCATTTTCCAGGTGGAAAGATCGGTTTTTATTACAAGGATCATGAAATACTACCTCCTCTACCAGGTACGATGGTCATCTCTATCTGATAATTTAGATTATATATTCTTTTGTCGTCAGTTAGAACAGTGGATGCTCATTCATTTACTAGTCGGTTTCCATCGATATGCACTGGAGGATTTTGATGGGAAGACTTTAGATCGTCTGGTTGAACATGAAGTGAAGAATTTTGATCCCCCTTCAGAG GTTCGGGCATTGGTAGAAGGACAATTTGTCTCGATGAGAGGTCATATCGAAAAATGTGGGATGTTGTCACCTCCAGAGCGGATCATAGCAACGGGTGGGGCATCAGCAAACCATGGTATTTTAAGTTGTTTGGCTTCCGTATTTGGCTGCAATGTCTATACAGTTCAAAGACCAG ATTCGGCTTCGTTAGGAGCTGCATTAAGGGCAGCTCATGGACTGTTGTGCTATACGAAAGGTGGCTTTGTACCAATTTCTGGCCTATACATAGATAAGTTGGAGAAAACAGCTCTTGGATGTAAGCTTGCTGTGGCTAGCAACCATACTGCTGCTAATTATGCCAGCTTTGTGAAGAAGCGCATGGAGATTGAGAACCGCCTTGTTGAGACATTGGGCCGCAGGTGA